In a single window of the Bos taurus isolate L1 Dominette 01449 registration number 42190680 breed Hereford chromosome 23, ARS-UCD2.0, whole genome shotgun sequence genome:
- the AGPAT1 gene encoding 1-acyl-sn-glycerol-3-phosphate acyltransferase alpha isoform X1 — protein sequence MELWPGAGTLLLLLFLLLLLLLPTLWFCSPSAKYFFKMAFYNGWILFLAVLAIPVCAVRGRNVENMKILRLMLLHIKYLYGIRVEVRGAHHFPPSQPYVVVSNHQSSLDLLGMMEVLPGRCVPIAKRELLWAGSAGLACWLAGVIFIDRKRTGDAISVMSEVAQTLLTQDVRVWVFPEGTRNHNGSMLPFKRGAFHLAVQAQVPIVPIVMSSYQDFYCKKERRFTSGRCQVRVLPPVPTEGLKPDDVPALADRVRHSMLTVFREISTDGRGGGDYLKKPGGVGEAGL from the exons ATGGAGCTGTGGCCAGGGGCggggactctgctgctgctgctcttcctgctgctgctcctcctgCTGCCCACTCTGTGGTTCTGCAGCCCCAGTGCCAAGTACTTCTTCAAGATGGCCTTCTACAACGGCTGGATCCTCTTCCTGGCTGTGCTCGCCATCCCTGTGTGTGCCGTGCGAGGACGCAACGTCGAGAACATGAA GATCTTGCGTCTGATGCTACTCCACATCAAATACCTGTACGGGATCCGAGTGGAGGTACGAGGGGCCCACCACTTCCCTCCTTCACAGCCCTACGTCGTTGTCTCCAACCACCAGAGCTCCCTCGACCTGCTTG ggaTGATGGAGGTGCTGCCAGGCCGCTGTGTGCCCATTGCCAAGCGGGAGCTGCTGTGGGCCGGCTCTGCTGGGCTGGCCTGCTGGCTGGCGGGAGTCATCTTCATTGACCGGAAGCGCACTGGGGATGCCATCAGTGTCATGTCTGAGGTCGCCCAGACCCTGCTTACACAGGAC GTACGGGTCTGGGTTTTTCCTGAGGGCACGAGAAACCACAACGGCTCCATGCTGCCCTTCAAACGTGGCGCCTTCCACCTCGCAGTGCAGGCCCAG GTTCCCATTGTGCCCATCGTCATGTCCTCCTATCAAGACTTCTACTGCAAGAAGGAGCGCCGCTTCACTTCGG GGCGATGTCAGGTCCGGGTGCTGCCCCCAGTGCCCACAGAAGGGCTGAAGCCGGATGACGTTCCAGCTCTGGCTGACAGAGTCCGGCACTCCATGCTCACTGTTTTCCGGGAAATCTCCACTGATGGCAGGGGTGGTGGTGACTATCTGAAGAAGCCCGGAGGGGTGGGCGAGGCCGGGCTCTGA